One Rhodoferax sp. GW822-FHT02A01 genomic window, GGTTGCGGTAGTGGTCATGCGTGTCTCTGGAGTCGTTCTGGAATAAAAAAGCCCGCAGCTTTGCAGTTGCGGGCCGGTTGGGCCGGTGGTCAGGTCAGTTCAAACTTTGGGAGCATTTTGTCCAAGGGCAATCTTGAGCAGGTCGGCAACTGTATTGGCGCTGAGCTTTTCCATGATGTTGGCGCGGTGCGCTTCTACCGTCTTGATGCTGATGCCCAGGTCGTCGGCAATCTGCTTGTTGAGCCGTCCCGCCACAATGCGCTCCAGCACCTGTGACTCGCGCAGTGTCAGCTTGGACAGCAGGGCATCGCGGTTGACGGCAAGCTGGTAGTCGGCAAACGAGTCCTTGGCGTGGTCCAGCATGCGCTCCACCAAGCTGACCAACTGGTCTTCCTTGAAAGGCTTTTGGATGAAGTCCATGGCGCCTTTTTTCATGGTGTCCACAGCCATGGGCACGTCGCCGTGGCCGGTGATGAACACGATGGGCAGAGGAGAGCGGCCTTCGATCAGGCGGTTTTGCAGCTCCAGTCCGGTCATGCCATCCATGCGGATGTCGGCAATCAGGCAGGCGACTTCGCGGGCGTCGTAGCGGCTGAGAAAGGACTCTGCGGAATCGAAGCACCGTACCCGGTAGCCCTTTCCTTCAAGTAACCATTGCAAGGAGTCTCTTACAGCCTCGTCGTCATCAACGACGTAGACCGTACCTTTTTTTGGAATCAGGCTCATTCAAATGTCCAGACGTTTATGTGCTTAGGGTTGGTGCAACAGGCGTTTGGTAGCCAATATCTGCCACGGGTATCCAGAAGGAGAAACGGCATCCTGCCACTTCGGTGCCATTGTAGATGTTCTCCGCACTCATTCTGCCCAAGTGCGATTCGACGATGGAGCGGCACAGCGACAGGCCGATGCCCATGCCATCAGCCTTGGTGGAAAAGAATGCTTCATACAGTCGGGCCATGACCTCGGGTGCCAGTCCCTTGCCCGAGTCGCGCACGGAAAAATCGATGGCGGACTGCCCGTCCACCTTGGTCGGCACTACGCGCAATTCCACCAGACGCTGCGCCGTGGGGCGTTGCGCCATGTCGATGGACTCGGCGGCGTTGCGCAGCAGATTGACCAGCACCTGCTCTATCAGGATGGGGTCCACCAGCATTACAGGGAGCCGCGCGGCAACGTAGTGGTTGAGCCGCACGTTGCGCCGGCGCAGTTCGATCTCGGCCAGTTCGATGGCTTCGCTCACCATGACGCCTACGTCCGACGGCGTGCGGTTGGGCTCGCTACGCTTCACGAACGAGCGTATGCGCTGGATGATCTGCCCGGCGCGCTGGGCCTGGCGCGCGGTCTTGTCCAGCGCGCCCAGCAGGTCTTCCTCGGTGATCTGGTGCTCCTTGATGCGCGAGATCATGCCGTTGCAGTAGTTGTTGATGGCAGTCAGCGGTTGGTTGAGTTCATGCGCCACGCTGGAGGCCATTTCACCCATGGTGATCAGCCGGCTGGAGTTCTGCGCGCGCTCGGCCTGCGTGGCGGCCTGCTGCTCGGCCAAGCGGCGGCTGGTGATGTCGGTGGCAATCACCATCTGCGCCAGGCGGCCATCAACCCAGCTCAGGTAGCGGGTGCGCACCTCCAGCCACTTGCCCAGGGCGCTGTCGTAGATTTCACCGCTCTCGGTTTCGGTGTCGGCAATAGTTTCGGTGGGCAGACCGGCCAGGGCGTCCACGCTGTCGTCGGAGTCGCTGCTGGTGGGGCTGCTGGGCACACCGGCTTCTGCCACCAACTGCAGATGGCCGTTGGCATGGGTGCCAAACCATTGGCGGTAGAGCTTGTTGGCAAACAGCAGTTCGTCACTACCCAGGGGGGCGACCGATATCGAGGCGTCCAGCGCTTCCAGCACGGTGGTGAAGCGCTGGTGCGATGCCGACAACTGTTCGCGCACCCGGTTGGGCTCGGTGATGTCGGTCATGGAGGTGACCCAGCCGGTCTGCGTGCCCATGGCGTCAATCAGCGGCGCCACGTAGAGCCGTGCATCGAACATGGTGCCGTCGCGCCGCTTGACGCGCACCTGGAATCCGCCCGGCGTGAATTTGCCAGACAGTTCTTCTTCGAGCTTGGACGCCAGCAGTTCGCGGTCGGACTCGGGCCAGTAGGGGAAGGGTGCGGTGTGGCCCACCAGATCGGACTCCTGCCAACCTGTCATCTGACAGAAGGCCGCATTGACATAGGTGATGCGGCCCTGCAGGTCCATGGCGCGCATGCCGGTGAGCATGGAGTTTTCCATGGCGCGGCGGAAGTTAGTCTCGGACATCAAGGCCTGTTGCGCCTGCAGACGGCGGCGGGTGTGGCGCCAGTTGGCGATCAGCATCCACGCCGTCATCACACTGAGTGTGCCCACCAGCCAGAAGAAGCCACTGCCGATCACGCCCAGGGACGCTCGATAAGCCTGGCCACGCACCACCAAACCACTGCCCACGGGCGACACCGCCATGGAGAAGGCGTTGTTGCGGGTGCTCCAGGGCAACCAATTGCTGCCGGCCTTGCGCGCTGGAATCACGGTGCCGGCCAGAAGTCCACCGTTGGCGTCCAGCAGCGAGATGGCGTAGCGCGCAGTCACCTCATCCGGCACACCGTAACGATACAAGCCATCGACCGAAAGCTCCGCCAGCAGCACACCCGAGAAGCGGTTGCGCTCATTCAGGGGAATGTAGATCTGCATCAGCGGTGCGAAATCGGCTGAGCGCAGACGTTGCAGAAACACGGGTTGGCCGTTTTGCTTGACCGAGTTGAAGGCCTGCTCGTTGTCCAAGCGCGTGGCCGGGTCGTTCAGATTGTGGGTTGGGGCTGGCGGGCGCACGGCGGTGCCGGTCCCCACGCGCACCCGGCGACGTTCGTCAATCCACGCCAGACCCTGGATTTCAGGATATTGGTTGAGCATGGAAATGGCGCGACTGCGAAAGTCCTCTACATCCAGCTCACGGTTGGAGACTTCGCGCGCCACCCGGGTGAGCTGCTCCTGACGTTCCAGCAGGCGCAGGCGCAGCCTCTGCTGCGTGTATTCCACATCGCGTTGCACAGCCTCCTGCTCGCGATCGAATTCTTCTGCGCGCAAATAGGCAAATGCCGTGACGATGGCGGCAAAGAATAACAACACAGCAACCAGGGGCGCGAGCATGGCCAGCCGGTCCTGCCGCTGCGGATGCTGGCGCGTCCACCAGTGTTTGGCCTGCTGCACGGCAGGCAAATCCAGGGCGCTGGGAATGGAAATGAGATCGGGCAAAGCCATGCGTCAAGTGTAGGCGATGGCTGTAAGAATTGATCTTCCAAATTTCATAATGTGAATGTAATAAGCATAACTTGAAATTTTAAAAAAGATGTGAGAAACTTCAGGCGTCGTACTAAATTACGTCGGCGAACCCTCATAAGTAACCAGGAGACAAGAATGTCAGCAGTTCCCCAAAGCCCGGCTAGCAGCGTTGACGCAGATAGCCAGGAGACCCGCGAATGGTTGGACGCCCTGTCCGCCGTGATTCAGCAAGAGGGCCCTGACCGCGCTCACTACCTGCTGGAGCAACTGTTGTCACACGCCCGGCAAAGCAGCCTGGACATGCCGTTCTCGGCCAATACGGCCTACGTGAACACCATTGACAAAGATCAAGAAGAAATTTGCCCCGGCAACATCGAGATTGAAGAGCGCCTGCGCGCCTACATGCGCTGGAACGCCATGGCCATGGTGGTCAAGGCCAACCGCCACCACCCCATCGACGGTGGTGACCTGGGGGGCCACATTGGCTCCTTTGCTTCGCTGGCCCATATGTTTGGTGCAGGCTTCAACCACTTCTGGCATGCCGAGAGTGAAAACCACGGTGGCGACTGCCTCTACATCCAAGGCCACGTGTCACCCGGTGTGTATGCACGCGCCTATCTGGAAGGCCGTCTGACCGAAGAACAACTGCTGAATTTCCGTCAAGAAACCGGCGGCAAGGGGCTGTCGAGCTACCCGCACCCCAAGCTGATGCCCGAGTTCTGGCAGTTCCCCACGGTGTCCATGGGGCTGGGCCCACTGATGGCCATCTACCAGGCCCGCTTCCTCAAATACCTGCATGCCCGGGGCATTGCCAACACTGAAAACCGCAAGGTCTGGGTGTTCTGCGGCGACGGCGAAATGGATGAAGTGGAGTCCTTGGGCGCCATCGGCCTGGCTGCCCGTGAGAAGCTCGACAACCTGGTGTTTGTGATCAACTGCAACCTGCAACGCCTGGACGGCCCGGTGCGCGGCAACGGCAAGATCGTGCAAGAACTCGAAGGCGAGTTCCGCGGCTCCGGCTGGAACGTGATCAAGCTGCTGTGGGGCAGCGAGTGGGATCCGCTGCTGGCGCGCGACACCGACGGTGCCCTGCGCAAGATCATGATGGACACGCTGGACGGCGACTACCAGGCCTTCAAGGCCAACGACGGCGCGTTCGTGCGCAAGAACTTCTTCGGCCGCGATCCCCGCACGCTGGAAATGGTCTCCAAGATGAGCGACGACGCCATCTGGAACCTGCGCCGCGGCGGTCACGATCCCCAAAAGGTGTATGCCGCCTACGCAGCTGCGGTCAAGCACAAGGACCAACCGACCGTGCTGCTGATCAAGACCGTCAAGGGCTTTGGCATGGGCAAGGCCGGGGAAGGCAAGAACAATGTGCACCAGACCAAGAAGCTGACGGACGAGGACATCAAGGCCTTCCGCGACCGCTTCAACATCCCGGTGCCCGACAGCCAGATTGCCGACATCCCGTTCTACAAGCCGGCCGACGACACCCCGGAAATGCAGTACCTACACGAGCGCCGCAAGGCCTTGGGCGGCTACCTGCCGCACCGCCGCGTGAAGGCCGACGAGAGCTTCACCGTGCCGTCACTCGAGACGTTCAAGTCGGTGATGGAGCCCACGGCCGAAGGCCGCGAAATCTCCACCACGCAAGCGTATGTGCGTTTCCTCACGCAACTGTTGCGTGACCAGGCCCTGGGCCCGCGCGTGGTGCCCATTCTGGTGGACGAAGCCCGTACCTTCGGTATGGAAGGTCTGTTCCGCCAGGTCGGTATCTACAACCCCGCAGGTCAGCAGTACACCCCGGTCGACAAGGACCAGGTGATGTACTACCGCGAAGACAAGGCCGGCCAGATCCTGCAAGAAGGCATCAACGAAGCCGGCGGCATGGCCAGCTGGATTGCAGCAGCCACCAGCTACTCCACCAGCAACCGCATCATGGTGCCGTTCTACGTGTACTACTCCATGTTCGGCTTCCAGCGCATTGGCGATCTGGCCTGGGCTGCTGGCGACATGCAAGCGCGCGGCTTCCTGCTGGGCGGCACATCCGGACGCACCACGCTCAATGGCGAAGGTCTGCAGCACGAAGACGGCCACAGCCACATCATGGCTGGCACCATCCCCAACTGCGTCAGCTACGACCCCACCTTCGCGCACGAAGTGGGTGTGATCCTGCACCATGGCTTGAAGCGCATGGTGGAAAAGCAGGACAACGTTTTCTACTACCTCACCCTGCTCAATGAAAACTACGCCATGCCCGGCCTCATCCCTGGCACGGAAGAGCAGATCATCAAGGGCATGTACCTGTGCAAGCCCGGCGCCAAGCTGACGCCGCGCGTGCAACTGCTGGGCTCCGGCACCATCCTGCGCGAGAGCATTGCTGCGCAAGAGCTGCTGGAGAAAGACTGGGGCGTGGCTGCCGACGTGTGGAGCTGCCCGAGCTTCAACGAACTGACCCGCGACGGTCAGGACGCCGAGCGCTGGAACCTGCTGCACCCGCTGGAAACCCCGCGCGTCTCCTTCGTGTCGCAACAGCTCGAAGCCAACAAGGGCCCGGTGGTTGCCTCCACCGATTACATGAAGGCCTATGCCGAGCAGATCCGCCCCTTCATCCCCAAGGGCCGCACCTACAAGGTCCTGGGTACCGACGGCTTTGGCCGCAGCGACTTCCGCAGCAAGCTGCGCGAGCACTTCGAGGTGAACCGCCATTACATCGTCGTGGCCGCACTCAAGGCCCTGAGCGAAGAAGGCACGGTGCCGGTTGCCAAGGTGGCTGAAGCCATCACCAAGTACGGCATCAATGCCGACAAGATCAACCCCCTGTACGCCTAATAAGACCGGAGACAAACCATATGGCACTCGTAGAAGTAAAAGTCCCGGACATTGGCGACTTCGATGAAGTCTCCGTCATCGAAGTGATGGTCAAGGTGGGCGACTCAGTCAAGGCTGAGCAAAGCCTGATCACCGTGGAGTCCGACAAGGCATCCATGGAAATCCCCTCCAGCCACGCTGGCGTGGTCAAGGAAATCAAGGTCGCCCTGGGTGGCAAGATCAAGGAAGGCACTGTGGTGCTGGTGTTGGAAGCGGCGGGCGAAGCATCTGCTGCCGCGCCCGCGGCCAGTGCTCCGGCTCCCGCTGCTGCACCCGTAGCAGCGCCTGCGCCCGTTGCGGCGGCACCTGCGGCTGCTGCCGGTCCGGTGGAAGTGCGTGTTCCCGACATCGGTGACTTCAAGGATGTGGCAGTCATCGAACTGCTGGCCAAGGTGGGCGACACGGTCAAAATCGATCAAGGGCTGATCACTGTGGAGTCCGACAAGGCCTCCATGGAAATCCCCTCCAGCGCCGCCGGCGTGGTCAAGGAACTCAAGGTCAAGCTGGGTGACAAGGTCAATGTGGGCGATCTGGTGGCCATACTGGAAGGCGTGGGTGCTCCCGCAGCCGCCGCTCCAGCAGCGGTTGCAGCGCCCGCACCTGCGGCCGCGGCGCCTGCCGCAGCACCTGCACAAGCTGCAGCGGCTCCGGCGGCAGCAGCAGCGGTACCGGCCCATGTGCCGGGTGCCGCGCCCATCGGTCTGCCGCATGCGTCGCCCTCGGTACGCAAGTTCGCTCGCGAGCTGGGTGTGCCGCTCAGTGAAGTCAAAGGCACCGGTCTCAAGGGCCGCATCACCGAATCCGACGTCCAGAGCTTTACCCGCTCGGTGATGAGCGGTGCGGTGCAGACCCTGGCTGCTGCGGCACAGAACAAGTCCAGTGGCGGTGGCGACGGCGCTGCGTTGGGCCTGATCCCTTGGCCCAAGGTGGACTTTGCCAAGTTCGGCCCGATCGAGCGCAAGGAGATGAGCCGCATCAAGAAGATCAGCGGCGCCAACCTGCTGCGCAACGCGATCATGATTCCGGCCGTCACCAACCACGACGACGCCGACATCACCGATCTGGAAGCCTTCCGCGTCTCCACCAACAAGGAGAATGAGAAGAGCGGCGTCAAAGTCACCATGCTGGCCTTCCTGATCAAGGCCTGTGTGGCCGCGCTCAAGAAGTACCCCGAGTTCAACAGCTCGCTGGACGGCGACGCGATCATCTACAAGAACTACTGGCACATCGGCTTTGCCGCCGACACGCCCAATGGCTTGATGGTCCCGGTCATCAAGGACGCCGACAAGAAGGGCATCTTCCAGATCAGCCAGGAAATGTCCGAGCTGGCCAAGAAGGCCCGCGACGGCAAGCTCAGCCCCGCTGAAATGTCCGGTGCCACTTTCACCATCTCGTCGCTGGGTGGTATTGGCGGGCGTTACTTCACGCCCATCATCAATGCGCCGGAAGTGGCCATCCTGGGCGTGTGCCGCTCCACCACCGAGCCGGTGTGGGACGGCAAGGCCTTCCAGCCGCGCCTGATGCTGCCCCTGTCGCTGGCGTGGGACCACCGCGTGATTGACGGTGCTGCCGCCGCACGCTTCAACGTGTACTTGGCCCAGATCCTCGGCGACTTCCGCCGCGTATTGCTCTAAGCGAAGGAATCGGAATGGCAAACATAGACATCCAGGTTCCCGATATTGGTGACTTCGACGAAGTCACCGTGATTGAGCTGATGGTCAAGGTGGGCGATACCGTCAAGCCGGACCAGAGCCTGATCACTGTGGAGAGCGACAAGGCCTCCATGGAAATTCCCTCCAGCCACGGCGGCGTGGTCAAGGAACTCAAAGTCAAGCTCGGCGACAAGGTCAAGCAAGGCACGCTGGTACTGGTGTTGGAAGGCGAGGGTGCTGCTGCTGCCCCGGCTCCTGCCGCTGCGCCCGCTGCAGCGCCTGCTGCTGCTT contains:
- a CDS encoding PAS domain S-box protein, with protein sequence MALPDLISIPSALDLPAVQQAKHWWTRQHPQRQDRLAMLAPLVAVLLFFAAIVTAFAYLRAEEFDREQEAVQRDVEYTQQRLRLRLLERQEQLTRVAREVSNRELDVEDFRSRAISMLNQYPEIQGLAWIDERRRVRVGTGTAVRPPAPTHNLNDPATRLDNEQAFNSVKQNGQPVFLQRLRSADFAPLMQIYIPLNERNRFSGVLLAELSVDGLYRYGVPDEVTARYAISLLDANGGLLAGTVIPARKAGSNWLPWSTRNNAFSMAVSPVGSGLVVRGQAYRASLGVIGSGFFWLVGTLSVMTAWMLIANWRHTRRRLQAQQALMSETNFRRAMENSMLTGMRAMDLQGRITYVNAAFCQMTGWQESDLVGHTAPFPYWPESDRELLASKLEEELSGKFTPGGFQVRVKRRDGTMFDARLYVAPLIDAMGTQTGWVTSMTDITEPNRVREQLSASHQRFTTVLEALDASISVAPLGSDELLFANKLYRQWFGTHANGHLQLVAEAGVPSSPTSSDSDDSVDALAGLPTETIADTETESGEIYDSALGKWLEVRTRYLSWVDGRLAQMVIATDITSRRLAEQQAATQAERAQNSSRLITMGEMASSVAHELNQPLTAINNYCNGMISRIKEHQITEEDLLGALDKTARQAQRAGQIIQRIRSFVKRSEPNRTPSDVGVMVSEAIELAEIELRRRNVRLNHYVAARLPVMLVDPILIEQVLVNLLRNAAESIDMAQRPTAQRLVELRVVPTKVDGQSAIDFSVRDSGKGLAPEVMARLYEAFFSTKADGMGIGLSLCRSIVESHLGRMSAENIYNGTEVAGCRFSFWIPVADIGYQTPVAPTLST
- the aceF gene encoding dihydrolipoyllysine-residue acetyltransferase; the protein is MALVEVKVPDIGDFDEVSVIEVMVKVGDSVKAEQSLITVESDKASMEIPSSHAGVVKEIKVALGGKIKEGTVVLVLEAAGEASAAAPAASAPAPAAAPVAAPAPVAAAPAAAAGPVEVRVPDIGDFKDVAVIELLAKVGDTVKIDQGLITVESDKASMEIPSSAAGVVKELKVKLGDKVNVGDLVAILEGVGAPAAAAPAAVAAPAPAAAAPAAAPAQAAAAPAAAAAVPAHVPGAAPIGLPHASPSVRKFARELGVPLSEVKGTGLKGRITESDVQSFTRSVMSGAVQTLAAAAQNKSSGGGDGAALGLIPWPKVDFAKFGPIERKEMSRIKKISGANLLRNAIMIPAVTNHDDADITDLEAFRVSTNKENEKSGVKVTMLAFLIKACVAALKKYPEFNSSLDGDAIIYKNYWHIGFAADTPNGLMVPVIKDADKKGIFQISQEMSELAKKARDGKLSPAEMSGATFTISSLGGIGGRYFTPIINAPEVAILGVCRSTTEPVWDGKAFQPRLMLPLSLAWDHRVIDGAAAARFNVYLAQILGDFRRVLL
- a CDS encoding response regulator, producing the protein MSLIPKKGTVYVVDDDEAVRDSLQWLLEGKGYRVRCFDSAESFLSRYDAREVACLIADIRMDGMTGLELQNRLIEGRSPLPIVFITGHGDVPMAVDTMKKGAMDFIQKPFKEDQLVSLVERMLDHAKDSFADYQLAVNRDALLSKLTLRESQVLERIVAGRLNKQIADDLGISIKTVEAHRANIMEKLSANTVADLLKIALGQNAPKV
- the aceE gene encoding pyruvate dehydrogenase (acetyl-transferring), homodimeric type — translated: MSAVPQSPASSVDADSQETREWLDALSAVIQQEGPDRAHYLLEQLLSHARQSSLDMPFSANTAYVNTIDKDQEEICPGNIEIEERLRAYMRWNAMAMVVKANRHHPIDGGDLGGHIGSFASLAHMFGAGFNHFWHAESENHGGDCLYIQGHVSPGVYARAYLEGRLTEEQLLNFRQETGGKGLSSYPHPKLMPEFWQFPTVSMGLGPLMAIYQARFLKYLHARGIANTENRKVWVFCGDGEMDEVESLGAIGLAAREKLDNLVFVINCNLQRLDGPVRGNGKIVQELEGEFRGSGWNVIKLLWGSEWDPLLARDTDGALRKIMMDTLDGDYQAFKANDGAFVRKNFFGRDPRTLEMVSKMSDDAIWNLRRGGHDPQKVYAAYAAAVKHKDQPTVLLIKTVKGFGMGKAGEGKNNVHQTKKLTDEDIKAFRDRFNIPVPDSQIADIPFYKPADDTPEMQYLHERRKALGGYLPHRRVKADESFTVPSLETFKSVMEPTAEGREISTTQAYVRFLTQLLRDQALGPRVVPILVDEARTFGMEGLFRQVGIYNPAGQQYTPVDKDQVMYYREDKAGQILQEGINEAGGMASWIAAATSYSTSNRIMVPFYVYYSMFGFQRIGDLAWAAGDMQARGFLLGGTSGRTTLNGEGLQHEDGHSHIMAGTIPNCVSYDPTFAHEVGVILHHGLKRMVEKQDNVFYYLTLLNENYAMPGLIPGTEEQIIKGMYLCKPGAKLTPRVQLLGSGTILRESIAAQELLEKDWGVAADVWSCPSFNELTRDGQDAERWNLLHPLETPRVSFVSQQLEANKGPVVASTDYMKAYAEQIRPFIPKGRTYKVLGTDGFGRSDFRSKLREHFEVNRHYIVVAALKALSEEGTVPVAKVAEAITKYGINADKINPLYA